The Leclercia sp. S52 genome has a segment encoding these proteins:
- a CDS encoding inorganic triphosphatase, which produces MAQEIELKFIVESGSVDALRNHLHQLTGEHHAPVQLLNIYYETQDLWLRRHDRGLRIRGVDGRYEMTMKIGGRVVGGLHQRPEYNIDISQPELELARFPAEVWPEGGLPDGLAESVSPLFSTDFWREKWLVNEGKSRIEIALDLGEVKAGEFQEPICELELELLEGHADDVLKLARKLVSQSGLRQGSLSKAARGYHLAQGNAPRMLKPTDILRLAPKSSVEQGFEASLELALSQWQYHEELWIRGVKGAKDHVLAAMALVRHSLTLFGGIVPRKASAHLRDLLTQADALMASDVSAETAVYSPQTATAKLALTEFLVSHGWRSFLDAKGETKMAENFKRFADIHLSRHAAELKTIFGHPLGDQYGDQLIRLARNVDSILLLAGAYDGPVARAWLENWQGLLYAIKTRQHIEIEHFRNEAISQEPFWLHSGKR; this is translated from the coding sequence ATGGCTCAGGAAATCGAATTAAAGTTTATCGTTGAAAGCGGCAGCGTTGACGCGCTGCGAAACCATCTGCATCAGCTGACCGGCGAGCACCATGCGCCGGTACAACTGCTCAACATCTATTACGAAACGCAGGACCTGTGGCTGCGCCGTCATGACCGTGGGCTGCGCATCCGCGGCGTGGACGGGCGTTATGAGATGACCATGAAAATCGGCGGTCGCGTGGTCGGCGGCCTGCATCAGCGCCCGGAATACAACATCGATATCAGCCAGCCCGAGCTGGAGCTGGCGCGCTTCCCGGCGGAAGTGTGGCCGGAAGGCGGGCTGCCAGACGGGCTGGCGGAGAGCGTCAGCCCGCTGTTCAGCACCGATTTCTGGCGCGAGAAGTGGCTGGTGAACGAAGGGAAAAGCCGGATCGAAATCGCCCTCGACCTGGGGGAGGTGAAAGCCGGTGAGTTCCAGGAGCCGATCTGCGAGCTGGAGCTTGAGCTGCTGGAAGGTCACGCCGATGATGTGCTGAAGTTGGCCCGCAAGCTGGTGTCGCAGAGCGGTCTGCGTCAGGGGAGCCTGAGCAAGGCCGCCCGCGGCTATCATCTGGCCCAGGGCAATGCCCCGCGCATGCTGAAACCTACCGACATTCTGCGCCTCGCGCCGAAATCCTCGGTCGAGCAGGGCTTTGAAGCCTCGCTGGAGCTGGCCCTGAGCCAGTGGCAGTACCACGAAGAGCTGTGGATCCGCGGCGTAAAAGGCGCAAAAGATCATGTGCTGGCGGCGATGGCGCTGGTGCGTCACAGTCTGACGCTGTTCGGCGGCATTGTGCCGCGTAAAGCGAGTGCTCACTTACGCGATCTGCTGACCCAGGCCGACGCCCTGATGGCTTCTGACGTCTCTGCCGAGACGGCGGTCTACAGCCCGCAAACCGCCACCGCGAAGCTGGCGTTGACCGAGTTCCTGGTGAGCCACGGCTGGCGCAGCTTCCTTGACGCGAAGGGGGAGACCAAAATGGCGGAAAACTTCAAGCGTTTTGCCGATATCCATCTGTCCCGCCACGCCGCTGAGCTGAAAACCATTTTCGGACATCCGCTGGGCGATCAGTACGGCGATCAGCTGATCCGTCTGGCGCGCAACGTCGACAGCATTCTGCTGCTGGCAGGGGCCTATGACGGCCCGGTCGCCCGCGCATGGCTGGAGAACTGGCAAGGGCTGCTGTATGCCATCAAGACCCGCCAGCACATTGAAATTGAGCATTTCCGCAACGAAGCCATTTCGCAGGAGCCATTCTGGCTGCACAGCGGAAAACGTTAA
- the glnE gene encoding bifunctional [glutamate--ammonia ligase]-adenylyl-L-tyrosine phosphorylase/[glutamate--ammonia-ligase] adenylyltransferase: protein MMPLSSPLQQQWQTVCERLPEALPASSLSEQARQVLTFSDFVQESVTAHPDWQAELEASPPQADEWQHYAQWLQDALAEISDEAALMRALRQFRRRVMVRIAWAQALMLASEESTLQQLSHLAETLIVAARDWLYDACCREWGTPCSEDGTPQPLLILGMGKLGGGELNFSSDIDLIFAWPEKGATRGGRRELDNAQFFTRLGQRLIKALDQPTQDGFVYRVDMRLRPFGDSGPLVLSFAALEDYYQEQGRDWERYAMVKARIMGDTGDAYANELRAMLRPFVFRRYIDFSVIQSLRNMKGMIAREVRRRGLKDNIKLGAGGIREIEFIVQVFQLIRGGREPSLQSRSLLPTLAAIAQLHLLPEGDDRILREAYLFLRRLENLLQSINDEQTQTLPGDELNRARLAWGMRVDDWQALTDALDAHMAAVRRIFNDLIGDDESESQEDELSEHWRELWQDALQEDDTTPVLTHLSDEDRHRVVALIADFRLELNKRAIGPRGRQVLDHLMPHLLSDVCSRADAPVPLSRLTPLLSGIITRTTYLELLSEFPGALKHLISLCAASPMIASKLARYPLLLDELLDPNTLYQPTATDAYRDELRQYLLRVPEEDEEQQLEALRQFKQAQLLRVAAADISGTLPVMKVSDHLTWLAEAIIDAVVHQAWVQMVARYGQPKHLADREGRGFAVVGYGKLGGWELGYSSDLDLIFLHDCPVDVMTDGEREIDGRQFYLRLAQRIMHLFSTRTSSGILYEVDARLRPSGAAGMLVTSTDSFADYQQNEAWTWEHQALVRARVVYGDPQLKAQFDTIRRDVLTATREGPTLQTEVREMREKMRAHLGNKHRDRFDIKADEGGITDIEFITQYLVLRDAHSKPKLTRWSDNVRILELLAQNDIMDEHEALALTRAYTTLRDELHHLALQEQPGHLPLDCFNTERELVRACWQKWLVEPCVTKQV from the coding sequence ATAATGCCGCTTTCTTCACCCTTACAGCAGCAGTGGCAGACGGTATGTGAGCGTCTGCCGGAAGCATTACCCGCCTCGTCATTAAGCGAGCAGGCCCGGCAGGTGCTGACCTTCAGCGACTTTGTGCAGGAGAGCGTCACCGCCCATCCTGACTGGCAGGCCGAGCTTGAGGCTTCGCCGCCCCAGGCGGACGAGTGGCAGCACTACGCGCAGTGGCTACAGGACGCGCTGGCCGAAATCAGCGATGAAGCCGCGCTGATGCGTGCGCTGCGCCAGTTCCGCCGTCGGGTGATGGTGCGCATCGCCTGGGCGCAGGCGCTGATGCTGGCGAGTGAAGAGAGCACGTTGCAGCAGCTAAGTCACCTGGCGGAGACGCTGATTGTCGCCGCCCGCGACTGGCTGTACGACGCCTGCTGCCGCGAATGGGGTACGCCGTGCAGTGAAGACGGCACCCCGCAGCCGCTGCTGATTTTAGGCATGGGCAAACTGGGCGGCGGCGAACTTAATTTTTCCTCGGACATCGACCTGATCTTCGCCTGGCCGGAGAAGGGGGCCACCCGCGGCGGACGTCGCGAGCTGGATAATGCCCAGTTCTTCACCCGGCTGGGGCAGCGGCTGATTAAGGCCCTGGATCAACCCACCCAGGACGGCTTTGTCTACCGGGTGGATATGCGCCTGCGTCCGTTCGGCGACAGCGGCCCGCTGGTGCTGAGCTTTGCCGCGCTGGAAGATTATTACCAGGAGCAGGGGCGCGACTGGGAACGCTACGCGATGGTGAAGGCGCGGATCATGGGCGATACCGGCGATGCCTATGCCAACGAGCTGCGCGCCATGCTGCGCCCGTTCGTCTTCCGTCGCTACATTGATTTCAGCGTCATCCAGTCGCTGCGTAACATGAAAGGGATGATTGCCCGGGAAGTGCGTCGTCGCGGCCTGAAAGACAACATCAAGCTGGGGGCGGGCGGCATCCGCGAGATCGAGTTTATCGTCCAGGTCTTCCAGCTGATCCGCGGCGGGCGCGAGCCTTCGCTGCAGTCCCGCTCCCTGCTGCCAACTCTGGCCGCCATCGCCCAGCTGCACCTGCTGCCGGAAGGCGATGACCGTATCCTACGCGAGGCCTACCTCTTTTTACGGCGGCTGGAAAATCTGCTCCAGAGCATCAATGACGAACAAACCCAGACCCTGCCAGGGGATGAGCTTAACCGTGCCCGCCTCGCCTGGGGAATGCGCGTGGACGACTGGCAGGCCCTGACCGACGCGCTGGATGCCCATATGGCCGCGGTGCGACGTATTTTTAACGACCTGATCGGCGACGATGAGAGCGAATCCCAGGAGGATGAGCTGTCTGAGCACTGGCGCGAGCTGTGGCAGGATGCGCTGCAGGAGGACGACACCACCCCGGTGCTGACCCACCTCAGCGATGAGGATCGCCATCGGGTTGTGGCGCTGATTGCCGATTTCCGTCTTGAGCTGAACAAGCGCGCCATTGGCCCGCGCGGCCGCCAGGTGCTGGACCATCTGATGCCGCACCTGCTCAGCGACGTCTGCTCCCGCGCCGATGCCCCGGTGCCGCTGTCGCGCCTGACCCCGCTGCTGAGCGGGATAATCACCCGTACGACCTATCTGGAGCTGCTCAGCGAGTTTCCCGGGGCGCTAAAGCACCTGATTTCCCTCTGCGCCGCTTCGCCAATGATTGCCAGCAAGCTGGCACGCTATCCGCTGCTGCTGGACGAGCTGCTCGATCCCAACACCCTTTATCAGCCGACGGCGACCGACGCCTATCGCGATGAGCTGCGCCAGTATCTGCTGCGCGTGCCGGAAGAGGACGAAGAGCAACAGCTGGAGGCGCTGCGCCAGTTTAAGCAGGCGCAGCTGCTGCGCGTGGCGGCGGCAGACATCTCCGGCACGCTGCCGGTAATGAAAGTAAGCGATCACTTAACCTGGCTGGCGGAAGCGATTATCGATGCGGTGGTCCACCAGGCGTGGGTGCAGATGGTGGCCCGTTACGGCCAGCCGAAGCACCTGGCCGATCGCGAAGGACGCGGCTTTGCGGTGGTGGGCTATGGCAAACTGGGCGGCTGGGAGCTGGGCTACAGCTCCGATCTGGATCTGATTTTCCTCCACGACTGCCCGGTAGACGTGATGACCGACGGCGAGCGCGAGATCGACGGGCGTCAGTTCTACCTGCGCCTCGCCCAGCGCATCATGCACCTGTTCAGCACCCGCACCTCGTCCGGCATTCTGTATGAGGTGGATGCCCGACTGCGTCCGTCCGGGGCGGCGGGCATGCTGGTCACCTCTACCGACTCCTTCGCCGATTATCAGCAGAACGAGGCCTGGACCTGGGAACATCAGGCCCTGGTGCGCGCCCGGGTGGTGTATGGCGATCCGCAGCTGAAAGCGCAGTTCGATACCATTCGTCGCGACGTGCTTACCGCCACGCGCGAGGGCCCGACGCTGCAAACCGAAGTGCGTGAGATGCGCGAGAAGATGCGCGCCCATCTGGGGAATAAACATCGCGATCGCTTTGATATCAAAGCCGATGAAGGCGGCATTACCGACATTGAATTTATCACCCAGTACCTGGTGCTGCGTGACGCGCACAGCAAGCCGAAGCTCACCCGCTGGTCGGATAACGTACGCATTCTGGAGCTGCTGGCGCAAAACGACATTATGGACGAGCACGAGGCGCTGGCATTGACCCGCGCTTACACCACGCTGCGCGATGAGTTGCACCACCTGGCCCTGCAGGAGCAGCCGGGCCATCTGCCGCTCGACTGCTTTAACACCGAGCGAGAGCTGGTGCGGGCCTGCTGGCAGAAGTGGCTGGTGGAACCGTGCGTAACAAAACAAGTGTGA
- a CDS encoding TIGR04211 family SH3 domain-containing protein — translation MPKLRLIGLTLLALSAATVVHAEEKRYVSDELNTWVRSGPGDNYRLVGTINAGEEVVLLQSNAESNYGQVRDSSGRTAWIPLKELSTDPSLRTRVPDLENQVKTLTDKLTNIDATWNQRTAEMQQKVAQSDGVINGLKDENQKLKNELIVAQKKVSAANLQLDDKQRTIIMQWFMYGGGVLGMGLLLGLVLPHLVPSRKRKDRWMN, via the coding sequence ATGCCTAAATTACGCCTGATCGGACTGACATTACTTGCCTTAAGCGCCGCGACCGTGGTCCACGCAGAAGAGAAGCGCTACGTTTCTGACGAACTGAACACCTGGGTACGCAGTGGTCCGGGTGACAATTATCGCCTCGTGGGTACGATTAATGCCGGCGAGGAAGTGGTGCTGTTGCAGAGCAACGCGGAATCCAACTATGGCCAGGTGCGCGACAGCAGCGGCCGTACCGCCTGGATCCCCCTGAAAGAGCTTAGCACCGACCCGAGCCTGCGCACCCGCGTGCCGGATCTGGAAAACCAGGTTAAAACCCTGACTGACAAGCTGACCAATATCGACGCCACCTGGAACCAGCGCACTGCTGAAATGCAGCAGAAAGTGGCCCAGAGCGACGGGGTGATCAACGGTCTCAAAGATGAGAACCAGAAGCTGAAGAACGAGCTGATCGTCGCCCAGAAAAAGGTGAGCGCGGCCAACCTGCAGCTGGATGACAAACAGCGCACCATCATCATGCAGTGGTTTATGTATGGCGGCGGCGTGCTGGGCATGGGTCTGCTGCTGGGTCTGGTACTGCCACATCTGGTGCCGAGCCGTAAACGTAAAGACCGTTGGATGAACTAA
- the plsY gene encoding glycerol-3-phosphate 1-O-acyltransferase PlsY, whose translation MSAIAPGMILLAYLCGSISSAILVCRIAGLPDPRESGSGNPGATNVLRIGGKGAAVAVLIFDVLKGMLPVWGAYALGVTPFWLGLIAIAACLGHIWPVFFGFKGGKGVATAFGAIAPIGWDLTGVMAGTWLLSVLLSGYSSLGAIVSALIAPFYVWWFKPQFTFPVSMLSCLILLRHHDNIQRLWRRQETKIWARLKRKKKETR comes from the coding sequence ATGAGTGCAATCGCGCCTGGAATGATCCTCCTCGCCTACCTTTGCGGCTCAATTTCCAGCGCCATTCTGGTCTGCCGTATCGCCGGGTTACCTGACCCACGCGAGAGTGGTTCCGGGAATCCGGGGGCGACCAATGTACTACGAATTGGCGGCAAAGGAGCAGCCGTAGCGGTTCTGATTTTTGACGTCCTGAAAGGCATGCTGCCCGTCTGGGGCGCGTATGCGCTGGGCGTGACGCCATTCTGGCTGGGGCTGATTGCCATTGCCGCCTGTCTGGGCCACATCTGGCCGGTATTCTTCGGTTTCAAAGGCGGTAAAGGCGTGGCCACCGCATTTGGTGCCATTGCCCCTATTGGCTGGGATCTCACCGGCGTGATGGCCGGCACCTGGCTGCTCAGCGTGTTGCTCAGCGGTTACTCTTCACTTGGCGCCATCGTCAGCGCGCTGATTGCCCCGTTTTACGTCTGGTGGTTCAAACCCCAGTTCACCTTCCCGGTGTCGATGCTCTCCTGCCTGATCCTGCTGCGTCATCATGACAACATCCAGCGCCTGTGGCGTCGTCAGGAGACTAAGATCTGGGCGCGGTTAAAACGGAAGAAGAAAGAGACGCGGTAG
- the folB gene encoding bifunctional dihydroneopterin aldolase/7,8-dihydroneopterin epimerase, with translation MDIVFIEQLSVITTIGVYDWEQTIEQKLVFDIEMGWDNVAAAKSDDVNDCLSYADVSETVISHVEGQRFALVERVAEEVAELLLSRFNSPWVRIKVSKPGAVARAANVGVIIERSQNLKGNI, from the coding sequence ATGGATATAGTATTTATAGAGCAACTTTCGGTAATCACCACTATCGGGGTGTATGACTGGGAACAGACCATCGAGCAGAAGTTAGTGTTCGATATCGAAATGGGCTGGGATAACGTCGCCGCCGCGAAAAGCGATGATGTGAACGACTGTCTGAGCTATGCCGACGTCAGTGAAACCGTCATCAGCCACGTGGAAGGCCAGCGTTTTGCGCTGGTGGAGCGCGTGGCGGAAGAGGTGGCGGAACTGCTGCTTAGCCGCTTTAATTCCCCTTGGGTGCGCATCAAAGTCAGCAAGCCGGGCGCGGTGGCGCGGGCGGCCAATGTGGGCGTTATTATTGAGCGTAGCCAAAATCTGAAAGGAAACATTTAA
- the bacA gene encoding undecaprenyl-diphosphate phosphatase, producing MSDMHSLLVAAILGVVEGLTEFLPVSSTGHMIIVGHLLGFEGETAKTFEVVIQLGSILAVVVMFWRRLFGLIGIHFGHPPHEGSGKGRLTLLHILLGMIPAVVLGLVLHDTIKSLFNPINVMYALVVGGVLLIAAELLKPKEPRAPGLDDMTYRQAFMIGCFQCLALWPGFSRSGATISGGMLMGVSRYAASEFSFLLAVPMMMGATALDLYKSYHFLTAGDIPMFAVGFITAFIVALIAIKTFLQLIKRISFIPFAIYRFIMAAAVYVVFF from the coding sequence ATGAGCGATATGCACTCCCTGCTGGTGGCAGCAATACTGGGTGTGGTCGAAGGATTGACAGAGTTTTTGCCGGTTTCCAGTACGGGCCATATGATTATTGTTGGCCATCTGCTGGGGTTTGAAGGCGAAACGGCGAAAACCTTTGAGGTGGTGATCCAGTTAGGATCCATTCTGGCGGTGGTGGTGATGTTCTGGCGCCGCCTGTTCGGGCTGATTGGCATTCACTTTGGTCATCCGCCGCACGAAGGCTCCGGCAAAGGGCGGTTGACCCTGCTGCACATTCTGCTCGGGATGATCCCGGCGGTGGTGCTGGGTCTGGTGTTGCACGACACGATCAAATCGCTGTTTAACCCGATTAACGTGATGTACGCGCTGGTGGTCGGTGGCGTGCTGCTGATTGCCGCTGAGCTGCTGAAGCCAAAAGAGCCGCGCGCGCCGGGTCTGGATGATATGACCTACCGCCAGGCGTTTATGATTGGCTGCTTCCAGTGTCTGGCGCTGTGGCCGGGCTTCTCCCGCTCCGGGGCGACGATTTCAGGCGGGATGCTGATGGGCGTGAGCCGCTATGCGGCCTCTGAGTTCTCGTTCCTGCTGGCGGTGCCGATGATGATGGGGGCGACCGCGCTCGATCTCTACAAGAGCTACCACTTCCTGACCGCAGGCGACATCCCGATGTTTGCCGTGGGCTTTATCACCGCCTTTATCGTGGCGCTGATTGCCATCAAAACCTTCCTGCAGCTGATCAAGCGCATTTCGTTTATCCCGTTCGCCATCTATCGCTTTATCATGGCGGCCGCGGTCTACGTGGTCTTCTTCTGA